The following proteins come from a genomic window of Athalia rosae chromosome 1, iyAthRosa1.1, whole genome shotgun sequence:
- the LOC105688095 gene encoding uroporphyrinogen-III synthase isoform X2, with translation MRHQNSEMSVIQGKVLLCKAKVQGESEDGEKGYAKVLESAGFTCDHLSILRFEFVNLDDLQSLLLAPDLYSGLILTSPRSAEAVQLALGQQNRKIEFIFNEKWSQLPIYCVGAATERITRELLNVQNCRGSETGNAKDLALLIVQDAKSGTSTANAKPLLYPCSIIARDTIAVTLEAAGIALSKLPVYQTLPSETLATDLNELLFSSPPEYLVLFSPSAVKHIMNVVDQNKQKALMGLIKLVAIGPVTEQAILNAGLQVYTTSKQPEPVALANALKEKLLLL, from the exons ATGAGACATCAAAATAGTGAGATGTCAGTAATTCAGGGGAAGGTTTTGCTTTGCAAAGCGAAAGTGCAAGGTGAATCAGAAGATGGTGAAAAGGGCTATGCAAAAGTCCTTGAGTCAGCAGGTTTCACTTGTGACCATCTATCAATTCTTAGATTCGAATTTGTCAACTTGGATGACTTACAATCGTTGCTTCTTGCACCAGATTTGTACTCAG GATTGATTCTAACCAGTCCTCGCAGTGCAGAAGCTGTGCAATTAGCTCTTGGGcaacaaaacagaaaaattgaattcatattcaatgaaaaatggtCGCAGTTACCGATCTACTGTGTTGGAGCAGCTACAGAACGAATAACCAGAGAATTATTAAACGTGCAGAACTGCCGAGGATCTGAAACAGGTAATGCAAAAGATCTTGCTTTGTTGATTGTGCAAGATGCGAAGTCAGGAACAAGTACTGCCAATGCAAAACCTCTCTTGTATCCGTGTAGCATCATCGCACGAGATACCATAGCCGTCACCCTGGAGGCTGCTGGTATTGCACTGTCCAAATTACCTGTCTATCAAACTCTACCCAGTGAAACATTGGCGACAGATTTAAATGAGCTTTTGTTCAGCTCTCCACCGGAGTATCTGGTGTTATTTAGTCCTTCTGCTGTGAAGCATATTATGAACGTGGTTGATCAAAATAAGCAGAAGGCGTTAATGGGGCTAATAAAACTTGTAGCTATTGGCCCTGTGACAGAACAAGCAATTCTGAATGCTGGTCTACAAGTTTATACAACATCTAAACAACCTGAGCCTGTGGCATTGGCAAATGCACTCAAGGAAAAGTTATTACTGCTGTAG
- the LOC105689011 gene encoding endophilin-A isoform X3, translating into MAFAGLKKQINKANQYMTEKMGGAEGTKLDVDFVDMERKTDVTVELVEELQLKTKEFLQPNPTARAKMAAVKGISKLSGQAKASTYPQPEGVLGDCMQLYGKKMGEDSIFGLALIEMGDAMKQMADVKYSLDDNIKQNFLEPLHHLQTKDLKEVMHHRKKLQGRRLDFDCKRRRQAKGSHVSDDEIRQAEEKFAESLHLAQMGMFNLLENDVEQVAQLATFSEALLEYHQQCTEVLKVLTETLFLKKDEAANRPKLEFVPKTLADLNVEGISDLNGGSYSLHGSSRAGSPVHGDAKRSQLELFPAGQPPQSANASPLPSPSKSPARTPMNRQPCCTALYDFEPENPGELGFKENDTITLLNKIDDNWYEGSVNGRTGYFPVTYVQVVVPLP; encoded by the exons ATGGCGTTCGCTGGGCTCAAGAAACAAATCAACAAGGCGAATCAG TACATGACGGAAAAAATGGGTGGCGCCGAGGGTACCAAACTTGACGTTGACTTCGTCGACATGGAAAGG AAAACGGACGTCACCGTTGAATTGGTAGAGGAACTTCAATTGAAGACCAAAGAATTTTTACAACCCAATCCAACGGCCAGGGCGAAGATGGCTGCTGTAAAAGGCATCAGCAAACTTAGCGGGCAGGCGAAAGCCTCGACCTATCCTCAGCCCGAAggtgtcctcggggactgcaTGCAACTGTATGgtaaaaaaatgggagaagaTAGTATTTTCG GTTTGGCTCTAATCGAAATGGGTGATGCGATGAAGCAGATGGCCGACGTAAAGTATTCTCTGGACGACAACATTAAACAAAACTTCCTCGAACCACTGCACCACCTGCAGACGAAGGACCTTAAGGAAGTAATG CACCATCGAAAGAAACTTCAGGGACGAAGACTGGACTTTGATTGCAAACGAAGGCGGCAAGCAAAAG GTTCTCACGTTTCAGACGACGAAATACGCCAGGCGGAAGAAAAGTTCGCGGAAAGTCTTCACCTGGCTCAGATGGGGATGTTTAATCTTCTAGAGAACGAC GTTGAGCAAGTCGCGCAGTTGGCAACTTTCAGCGAAGCTTTGCTCGAGTACCATCAGCAGTGTACTGAAGTTTTGAAGGTGCTCACGGAAACGTTGTTCCTCAA AAAAGATGAGGCGGCGAACAGGCCAAAATTGGAATTCGTACCGAAGACACTCGCCGATCTCAACGTCGAAGGAATTTCCGACTTGAATGGTGGAAGCTATTCCTTACACG GGTCAAGTCGGGCCGGATCTCCGGTTCATGGGGACGCAAAGCGTTCGCAGCTCGAATTATTTCCAGCTGGACAACCGCCACAGTCCGCTAATG CATCACCGCTGCCGTCTCCGAGTAAGTCGCCAGCCAGGACGCCAATGAATAGGCAGCCTTGTTGCACGGCGCTTTATGACTTCGAGCCGGAAAATCCTGGAGAACTAGGATTCAAG GAAAATGACACGATCACCTTGCTCAACAAGATCGACGACAATTGGTACGAAGGCAGCGTAAATGGTCGCACCGGTTATTTCCCTGTGACTTATGTCCAAGTTGTGGTGCCATTGCCATAA
- the LOC105689011 gene encoding endophilin-A isoform X5, translating into MAFAGLKKQINKANQYMTEKMGGAEGTKLDVDFVDMERKTDVTVELVEELQLKTKEFLQPNPTARAKMAAVKGISKLSGQAKASTYPQPEGVLGDCMQLYGKKMGEDSIFGLALIEMGDAMKQMADVKYSLDDNIKQNFLEPLHHLQTKDLKEVMHHRKKLQGRRLDFDCKRRRQAKAAGKRAASPHFGSPARSGPASTSVGSHVSDDEIRQAEEKFAESLHLAQMGMFNLLENDVEQVAQLATFSEALLEYHQQCTEVLKVLTETLFLKKDEAANRPKLEFVPKTLADLNVEGISDLNGGSYSLHASPLPSPSKSPARTPMNRQPCCTALYDFEPENPGELGFKENDTITLLNKIDDNWYEGSVNGRTGYFPVTYVQVVVPLP; encoded by the exons ATGGCGTTCGCTGGGCTCAAGAAACAAATCAACAAGGCGAATCAG TACATGACGGAAAAAATGGGTGGCGCCGAGGGTACCAAACTTGACGTTGACTTCGTCGACATGGAAAGG AAAACGGACGTCACCGTTGAATTGGTAGAGGAACTTCAATTGAAGACCAAAGAATTTTTACAACCCAATCCAACGGCCAGGGCGAAGATGGCTGCTGTAAAAGGCATCAGCAAACTTAGCGGGCAGGCGAAAGCCTCGACCTATCCTCAGCCCGAAggtgtcctcggggactgcaTGCAACTGTATGgtaaaaaaatgggagaagaTAGTATTTTCG GTTTGGCTCTAATCGAAATGGGTGATGCGATGAAGCAGATGGCCGACGTAAAGTATTCTCTGGACGACAACATTAAACAAAACTTCCTCGAACCACTGCACCACCTGCAGACGAAGGACCTTAAGGAAGTAATG CACCATCGAAAGAAACTTCAGGGACGAAGACTGGACTTTGATTGCAAACGAAGGCGGCAAGCAAAAG CTGCTGGAAAAAGGGCTGCTAGTCCTCATTTCGGAAGTCCGGCTCGATCAGGTCCCGCATCAACTTCTGTCG GTTCTCACGTTTCAGACGACGAAATACGCCAGGCGGAAGAAAAGTTCGCGGAAAGTCTTCACCTGGCTCAGATGGGGATGTTTAATCTTCTAGAGAACGAC GTTGAGCAAGTCGCGCAGTTGGCAACTTTCAGCGAAGCTTTGCTCGAGTACCATCAGCAGTGTACTGAAGTTTTGAAGGTGCTCACGGAAACGTTGTTCCTCAA AAAAGATGAGGCGGCGAACAGGCCAAAATTGGAATTCGTACCGAAGACACTCGCCGATCTCAACGTCGAAGGAATTTCCGACTTGAATGGTGGAAGCTATTCCTTACACG CATCACCGCTGCCGTCTCCGAGTAAGTCGCCAGCCAGGACGCCAATGAATAGGCAGCCTTGTTGCACGGCGCTTTATGACTTCGAGCCGGAAAATCCTGGAGAACTAGGATTCAAG GAAAATGACACGATCACCTTGCTCAACAAGATCGACGACAATTGGTACGAAGGCAGCGTAAATGGTCGCACCGGTTATTTCCCTGTGACTTATGTCCAAGTTGTGGTGCCATTGCCATAA
- the LOC105689011 gene encoding endophilin-A isoform X4 yields MAFAGLKKQINKANQYMTEKMGGAEGTKLDVDFVDMERKTDVTVELVEELQLKTKEFLQPNPTARAKMAAVKGISKLSGQAKASTYPQPEGVLGDCMQLYGKKMGEDSIFGLALIEMGDAMKQMADVKYSLDDNIKQNFLEPLHHLQTKDLKEVMHHRKKLQGRRLDFDCKRRRQAKDDEIRQAEEKFAESLHLAQMGMFNLLENDVEQVAQLATFSEALLEYHQQCTEVLKVLTETLFLKKDEAANRPKLEFVPKTLADLNVEGISDLNGGSYSLHGSSRAGSPVHGDAKRSQLELFPAGQPPQSANASPLPSPSKSPARTPMNRQPCCTALYDFEPENPGELGFKENDTITLLNKIDDNWYEGSVNGRTGYFPVTYVQVVVPLP; encoded by the exons ATGGCGTTCGCTGGGCTCAAGAAACAAATCAACAAGGCGAATCAG TACATGACGGAAAAAATGGGTGGCGCCGAGGGTACCAAACTTGACGTTGACTTCGTCGACATGGAAAGG AAAACGGACGTCACCGTTGAATTGGTAGAGGAACTTCAATTGAAGACCAAAGAATTTTTACAACCCAATCCAACGGCCAGGGCGAAGATGGCTGCTGTAAAAGGCATCAGCAAACTTAGCGGGCAGGCGAAAGCCTCGACCTATCCTCAGCCCGAAggtgtcctcggggactgcaTGCAACTGTATGgtaaaaaaatgggagaagaTAGTATTTTCG GTTTGGCTCTAATCGAAATGGGTGATGCGATGAAGCAGATGGCCGACGTAAAGTATTCTCTGGACGACAACATTAAACAAAACTTCCTCGAACCACTGCACCACCTGCAGACGAAGGACCTTAAGGAAGTAATG CACCATCGAAAGAAACTTCAGGGACGAAGACTGGACTTTGATTGCAAACGAAGGCGGCAAGCAAAAG ACGACGAAATACGCCAGGCGGAAGAAAAGTTCGCGGAAAGTCTTCACCTGGCTCAGATGGGGATGTTTAATCTTCTAGAGAACGAC GTTGAGCAAGTCGCGCAGTTGGCAACTTTCAGCGAAGCTTTGCTCGAGTACCATCAGCAGTGTACTGAAGTTTTGAAGGTGCTCACGGAAACGTTGTTCCTCAA AAAAGATGAGGCGGCGAACAGGCCAAAATTGGAATTCGTACCGAAGACACTCGCCGATCTCAACGTCGAAGGAATTTCCGACTTGAATGGTGGAAGCTATTCCTTACACG GGTCAAGTCGGGCCGGATCTCCGGTTCATGGGGACGCAAAGCGTTCGCAGCTCGAATTATTTCCAGCTGGACAACCGCCACAGTCCGCTAATG CATCACCGCTGCCGTCTCCGAGTAAGTCGCCAGCCAGGACGCCAATGAATAGGCAGCCTTGTTGCACGGCGCTTTATGACTTCGAGCCGGAAAATCCTGGAGAACTAGGATTCAAG GAAAATGACACGATCACCTTGCTCAACAAGATCGACGACAATTGGTACGAAGGCAGCGTAAATGGTCGCACCGGTTATTTCCCTGTGACTTATGTCCAAGTTGTGGTGCCATTGCCATAA
- the LOC105689011 gene encoding endophilin-A isoform X1 yields the protein MAFAGLKKQINKANQYMTEKMGGAEGTKLDVDFVDMERKTDVTVELVEELQLKTKEFLQPNPTARAKMAAVKGISKLSGQAKASTYPQPEGVLGDCMQLYGKKMGEDSIFGLALIEMGDAMKQMADVKYSLDDNIKQNFLEPLHHLQTKDLKEVMHHRKKLQGRRLDFDCKRRRQAKAAGKRAASPHFGSPARSGPASTSVGSHVSDDEIRQAEEKFAESLHLAQMGMFNLLENDVEQVAQLATFSEALLEYHQQCTEVLKVLTETLFLKKDEAANRPKLEFVPKTLADLNVEGISDLNGGSYSLHGSSRAGSPVHGDAKRSQLELFPAGQPPQSANASPLPSPSKSPARTPMNRQPCCTALYDFEPENPGELGFKENDTITLLNKIDDNWYEGSVNGRTGYFPVTYVQVVVPLP from the exons ATGGCGTTCGCTGGGCTCAAGAAACAAATCAACAAGGCGAATCAG TACATGACGGAAAAAATGGGTGGCGCCGAGGGTACCAAACTTGACGTTGACTTCGTCGACATGGAAAGG AAAACGGACGTCACCGTTGAATTGGTAGAGGAACTTCAATTGAAGACCAAAGAATTTTTACAACCCAATCCAACGGCCAGGGCGAAGATGGCTGCTGTAAAAGGCATCAGCAAACTTAGCGGGCAGGCGAAAGCCTCGACCTATCCTCAGCCCGAAggtgtcctcggggactgcaTGCAACTGTATGgtaaaaaaatgggagaagaTAGTATTTTCG GTTTGGCTCTAATCGAAATGGGTGATGCGATGAAGCAGATGGCCGACGTAAAGTATTCTCTGGACGACAACATTAAACAAAACTTCCTCGAACCACTGCACCACCTGCAGACGAAGGACCTTAAGGAAGTAATG CACCATCGAAAGAAACTTCAGGGACGAAGACTGGACTTTGATTGCAAACGAAGGCGGCAAGCAAAAG CTGCTGGAAAAAGGGCTGCTAGTCCTCATTTCGGAAGTCCGGCTCGATCAGGTCCCGCATCAACTTCTGTCG GTTCTCACGTTTCAGACGACGAAATACGCCAGGCGGAAGAAAAGTTCGCGGAAAGTCTTCACCTGGCTCAGATGGGGATGTTTAATCTTCTAGAGAACGAC GTTGAGCAAGTCGCGCAGTTGGCAACTTTCAGCGAAGCTTTGCTCGAGTACCATCAGCAGTGTACTGAAGTTTTGAAGGTGCTCACGGAAACGTTGTTCCTCAA AAAAGATGAGGCGGCGAACAGGCCAAAATTGGAATTCGTACCGAAGACACTCGCCGATCTCAACGTCGAAGGAATTTCCGACTTGAATGGTGGAAGCTATTCCTTACACG GGTCAAGTCGGGCCGGATCTCCGGTTCATGGGGACGCAAAGCGTTCGCAGCTCGAATTATTTCCAGCTGGACAACCGCCACAGTCCGCTAATG CATCACCGCTGCCGTCTCCGAGTAAGTCGCCAGCCAGGACGCCAATGAATAGGCAGCCTTGTTGCACGGCGCTTTATGACTTCGAGCCGGAAAATCCTGGAGAACTAGGATTCAAG GAAAATGACACGATCACCTTGCTCAACAAGATCGACGACAATTGGTACGAAGGCAGCGTAAATGGTCGCACCGGTTATTTCCCTGTGACTTATGTCCAAGTTGTGGTGCCATTGCCATAA
- the LOC105688095 gene encoding uroporphyrinogen-III synthase isoform X1, whose translation MIQFQTSHDEHMRHQNSEMSVIQGKVLLCKAKVQGESEDGEKGYAKVLESAGFTCDHLSILRFEFVNLDDLQSLLLAPDLYSGLILTSPRSAEAVQLALGQQNRKIEFIFNEKWSQLPIYCVGAATERITRELLNVQNCRGSETGNAKDLALLIVQDAKSGTSTANAKPLLYPCSIIARDTIAVTLEAAGIALSKLPVYQTLPSETLATDLNELLFSSPPEYLVLFSPSAVKHIMNVVDQNKQKALMGLIKLVAIGPVTEQAILNAGLQVYTTSKQPEPVALANALKEKLLLL comes from the exons ATGATCCAG TTCCAGACGAGTCATGATGAACATATGAGACATCAAAATAGTGAGATGTCAGTAATTCAGGGGAAGGTTTTGCTTTGCAAAGCGAAAGTGCAAGGTGAATCAGAAGATGGTGAAAAGGGCTATGCAAAAGTCCTTGAGTCAGCAGGTTTCACTTGTGACCATCTATCAATTCTTAGATTCGAATTTGTCAACTTGGATGACTTACAATCGTTGCTTCTTGCACCAGATTTGTACTCAG GATTGATTCTAACCAGTCCTCGCAGTGCAGAAGCTGTGCAATTAGCTCTTGGGcaacaaaacagaaaaattgaattcatattcaatgaaaaatggtCGCAGTTACCGATCTACTGTGTTGGAGCAGCTACAGAACGAATAACCAGAGAATTATTAAACGTGCAGAACTGCCGAGGATCTGAAACAGGTAATGCAAAAGATCTTGCTTTGTTGATTGTGCAAGATGCGAAGTCAGGAACAAGTACTGCCAATGCAAAACCTCTCTTGTATCCGTGTAGCATCATCGCACGAGATACCATAGCCGTCACCCTGGAGGCTGCTGGTATTGCACTGTCCAAATTACCTGTCTATCAAACTCTACCCAGTGAAACATTGGCGACAGATTTAAATGAGCTTTTGTTCAGCTCTCCACCGGAGTATCTGGTGTTATTTAGTCCTTCTGCTGTGAAGCATATTATGAACGTGGTTGATCAAAATAAGCAGAAGGCGTTAATGGGGCTAATAAAACTTGTAGCTATTGGCCCTGTGACAGAACAAGCAATTCTGAATGCTGGTCTACAAGTTTATACAACATCTAAACAACCTGAGCCTGTGGCATTGGCAAATGCACTCAAGGAAAAGTTATTACTGCTGTAG
- the LOC105689011 gene encoding endophilin-A isoform X2, with the protein MAFAGLKKQINKANQYMTEKMGGAEGTKLDVDFVDMERKTDVTVELVEELQLKTKEFLQPNPTARAKMAAVKGISKLSGQAKASTYPQPEGVLGDCMQLYGKKMGEDSIFGLALIEMGDAMKQMADVKYSLDDNIKQNFLEPLHHLQTKDLKEVMHHRKKLQGRRLDFDCKRRRQAKAAGKRAASPHFGSPARSGPASTSVDDEIRQAEEKFAESLHLAQMGMFNLLENDVEQVAQLATFSEALLEYHQQCTEVLKVLTETLFLKKDEAANRPKLEFVPKTLADLNVEGISDLNGGSYSLHGSSRAGSPVHGDAKRSQLELFPAGQPPQSANASPLPSPSKSPARTPMNRQPCCTALYDFEPENPGELGFKENDTITLLNKIDDNWYEGSVNGRTGYFPVTYVQVVVPLP; encoded by the exons ATGGCGTTCGCTGGGCTCAAGAAACAAATCAACAAGGCGAATCAG TACATGACGGAAAAAATGGGTGGCGCCGAGGGTACCAAACTTGACGTTGACTTCGTCGACATGGAAAGG AAAACGGACGTCACCGTTGAATTGGTAGAGGAACTTCAATTGAAGACCAAAGAATTTTTACAACCCAATCCAACGGCCAGGGCGAAGATGGCTGCTGTAAAAGGCATCAGCAAACTTAGCGGGCAGGCGAAAGCCTCGACCTATCCTCAGCCCGAAggtgtcctcggggactgcaTGCAACTGTATGgtaaaaaaatgggagaagaTAGTATTTTCG GTTTGGCTCTAATCGAAATGGGTGATGCGATGAAGCAGATGGCCGACGTAAAGTATTCTCTGGACGACAACATTAAACAAAACTTCCTCGAACCACTGCACCACCTGCAGACGAAGGACCTTAAGGAAGTAATG CACCATCGAAAGAAACTTCAGGGACGAAGACTGGACTTTGATTGCAAACGAAGGCGGCAAGCAAAAG CTGCTGGAAAAAGGGCTGCTAGTCCTCATTTCGGAAGTCCGGCTCGATCAGGTCCCGCATCAACTTCTGTCG ACGACGAAATACGCCAGGCGGAAGAAAAGTTCGCGGAAAGTCTTCACCTGGCTCAGATGGGGATGTTTAATCTTCTAGAGAACGAC GTTGAGCAAGTCGCGCAGTTGGCAACTTTCAGCGAAGCTTTGCTCGAGTACCATCAGCAGTGTACTGAAGTTTTGAAGGTGCTCACGGAAACGTTGTTCCTCAA AAAAGATGAGGCGGCGAACAGGCCAAAATTGGAATTCGTACCGAAGACACTCGCCGATCTCAACGTCGAAGGAATTTCCGACTTGAATGGTGGAAGCTATTCCTTACACG GGTCAAGTCGGGCCGGATCTCCGGTTCATGGGGACGCAAAGCGTTCGCAGCTCGAATTATTTCCAGCTGGACAACCGCCACAGTCCGCTAATG CATCACCGCTGCCGTCTCCGAGTAAGTCGCCAGCCAGGACGCCAATGAATAGGCAGCCTTGTTGCACGGCGCTTTATGACTTCGAGCCGGAAAATCCTGGAGAACTAGGATTCAAG GAAAATGACACGATCACCTTGCTCAACAAGATCGACGACAATTGGTACGAAGGCAGCGTAAATGGTCGCACCGGTTATTTCCCTGTGACTTATGTCCAAGTTGTGGTGCCATTGCCATAA